Proteins encoded by one window of Rutidosis leptorrhynchoides isolate AG116_Rl617_1_P2 chromosome 7, CSIRO_AGI_Rlap_v1, whole genome shotgun sequence:
- the LOC139857672 gene encoding large ribosomal subunit protein uL24z-like, whose product MKYNPRVTSSRRKCRKAHFSAPSSVRRVLMSAPLSTDLRTKYNVRSIPVRKDDEVQIVRGTYKGREGKVVQVYRRKWVIHIERITREKVNGQTVNVGVNPSKVVVTKLKLDKDRKSLLDRKAKGRGVGDKNKEKFTTDDVAAGATLQEID is encoded by the coding sequence ATGAAATATAACCCACGAGTCACCAGCTCCCGCCGCAAATGCCGGAAGGCCCACTTCTCTGCACCATCAAGCGTCCGGCGAGTGCTAATGAGCGCACCACTTTCAACTGACCTCCGAACCAAATACAACGTCCGTTCAATCCCTGTACGAAAAGATGATGAGGTGCAAATCGTTAGGGGGACCTACAAAGGACGTGAGGGTAAAGTTGTTCAAGTGTACAGGAGAAAATGGGTTATTCATATTGAACGGATTACTCGTGAAAAAGTCAACGGTCAGACCGTGAATGTCGGAGTTAATCCGTCGAAAGTTGTTGTGACGAAATTGAAACTTGATAAGGATCGAAAGTCGTTGCTTGATAGGAAGGCGAAAGGTCGTGGTGTTGGTGATAAGAATAAAGAGAAGTTCACTACTGATGACGTGGCAGCTGGTGCTACTCTACAAGAGATCGATTAG